A single genomic interval of Hemibagrus wyckioides isolate EC202008001 linkage group LG13, SWU_Hwy_1.0, whole genome shotgun sequence harbors:
- the neurod2 gene encoding neurogenic differentiation factor 2, with protein MLTRLFSDAQKFPGWADDSGSDDSKTKDDEHERGSREDDADDVLGDAKSTSRAQSEIAADEEEDEDDDDDDGADDDENGDRPRKRGPKKRQMTPARLERSKLRRQKANARERTRMHDLNSALDNLRKVVPCYSKTQKLSKIETLRLAKNYIWALSEILRNGKRPDVVSYVQTLCKGLSQPTTNLVAGCLQLNARNFLTDLSHQESAAARFHAPDASFAAAAHAYPYQCARLAGPQCQSGAHGYCYEPEYAGAAEYDARRSPTPTCVNGGFALRSHEAVSPEIADRGYHHYSMHYAAARSLAYGPSGARGGGSGGGGGGGGGGHSENVPPYHDVHAHHHHHERPPAYEELNSFFS; from the coding sequence ATGTTGACGCGGTTATTCAGCGACGCGCAGAAGTTCCCAGGTTGGGCGGACGACAGCGGAAGCGACGACTCCAAGACGAAGGATGACGAGCACGAGCGGGGGTCGCGCGAGGACGACGCTGACGACGTGTTGGGCGACGCCAAGAGCACAAGTCGCGCGCAGTCGGAGATCGCGGCAGATGAGGAGGAAGACGAAGATGACGACGACGACGATGGCGCCGACGATGACGAGAACGGCGACCGACCGCGAAAGCGCGGCCCCAAGAAGCGCCAGATGACGCCGGCGCGCCTCGAGCGCTCCAAGCTGCGACGGCAGAAGGCGAACGCGCGCGAGCGCACTCGCATGCACGACCTTAACTCGGCGCTGGACAACTTGCGCAAAGTGGTGCCTTGCTACTCAAAGACGCAGAAACTGTCAAAGATAGAGACTTTGCGCCTTGCCAAAAACTACATATGGGCGCTCTCGGAGATCTTGCGTAACGGTAAACGACCAGACGTCGTTTCATACGTGCAGACATTGTGCAAAGGACTCTCGCAACCGACTACGAATCTAGTGGCCGGTTGCTTGCAGCTCAACGCGCGGAACTTTCTCACTGATCTTTCGCATCAAGAGAGCGCGGCGGCGCGCTTCCACGCGCCTGACGCGTCCTTCGCCGCCGCGGCGCACGCCTACCCGTACCAGTGTGCGCGCCTCGCGGGCCCTCAGTGCCAATCCGGCGCGCACGGGTATTGCTATGAACCCGAATACGCGGGAGCCGCCGAGTACGACGCCCGACGCAGCCCGACGCCCACGTGCGTCAACGGTGGATTCGCGTTGCGATCGCACGAGGCCGTGTCACCGGAAATCGCGGACCGGGGATACCATCACTACTCCATGCACTACGCAGCTGCGCGCAGCCTCGCCTATGGCCCTTCGGGAGCTCGGGGAGGCGGAAGTGGAGGTGGTGGCGGCGGAGGTGGAGGCGGTCATTCGGAGAACGTGCCGCCGTACCACGACGTGCACgcgcaccaccaccaccacgagCGTCCGCCCGCATACGAGGAACTGAACTCCTTTTTTTCATAA
- the LOC131363987 gene encoding succinate receptor 1-like yields MESNCSDIPKLLLIHYLSPMYAVVFAIGFLGNLFVILGYVFCLPSWQSTNVYMFNLAISDLICLCTLPLLSYNYSHSKNLPPVACVIVRYILHINLYSSILFMVWVGVDRSLLMWYPQRDRFLLTWKASLLVSFLNWIWVILELIPYFSFIIIDLKETNWSKCNDFSSLSQTTPVLTYSLWLTTIAYVLPLLTLYLFSSRMVSLLKNREEVLGTSFQRPVSILKCATILFLVLYMPFHLMRNVRLASRLPEFGLLQCTQDYIEAAYIITRPIAFAHSAINPVFYVLMTDRFREILQDKWQQFARKANLRRLS; encoded by the exons ATG GAGTCCAACTGTTCAGATATCCCCAAGCTACTGCTGATACATTACCTTTCTCCAATGTATGCTGTGGTGTTTGCCATTGGCTTCCTAGGTAACTTATTTGTTATCCTGGGCTATGTGTTCTGCCTGCCTTCTTGGCAATCTACAAATGTGTACATGTTTAATCTGGCGATTTCTGACCTCATCTGCCTGTGCACTTTACCACTGCTGAGCTACAACTACTCACACAGCAAGAATCTCCCCCCTGTTGCTTGTGTGATTGTTCGCTACATTCTCCATATTAACCTGTATTCCAGTATCCTCTTCatggtgtgggtgggtgtggacCGATCATTACTGATGTGGTATCCACAGAGAGACCGCTTCCTGTTGACTTGGAAGGCCTCGTTGCTCGTCAGTTTCCTTAATTGGATCTGGGTGATACTTGAACTTATTCCTTACTTCTCCTTCATAATCATTGACCTAAAGGAAACCAACTGGTCCAAGTGTAATGATTTTTCAAGCCTGTCCCAGACCACCCCGGTTCTGACCTACAGCTTGTGGCTCACCACCATAGCATATGTGCTGCCGCTGCTGACCTTGTATCTGTTTTCAAGTAGGATGGTTTCTCTGCTCAAGAACAGAGAGGAAGTGCTTGGGACGTCCTTCCAAAGGCCAGTGAGCATTTTGAAGTGTGCAACGATCTTGTTCTTGGTGCTCTACATGCCGTTTCACTTGATGAGGAACGTACGTCTCGCATCACGGCTTCCTGAATTTGGACTGTTGCAGTGCACACAGGACTACATTGAGGCGGCATACATAATAACACGGCCAATTGCATTTGCTCACAGCGCTATAAACCCTGTGTTTTATGTCCTAATGACAGACAGGTTTAGAGAGATCCTGCAGGACAAGTGGCAGCAGTTTGCAAGAAAGGCAAATCTTAGAAGATTGTCATGA